In Topomyia yanbarensis strain Yona2022 chromosome 2, ASM3024719v1, whole genome shotgun sequence, one DNA window encodes the following:
- the LOC131684356 gene encoding aurora kinase C-like codes for MSQFNKENRKIVLQPWAKPIGSAGASRMGNGVTSGNIDGQAAKTMSQVNAGSETKTLNQFKIPPPPTSPAKAGQRTLPVKSLLNRAKIFNQESLDDQVNPTPPTKEGSQFKVPTVVNKPKPETQKVVTSTTQNSSSGGQQHQSTASSSGKKIWTLANFDIGRPLGKGKFGNVYQAREKETRFVIALKVLFKKQVHAQGIEHQVRREIEIQSHLRHRNILRMYGYFHDETRIYLILEYAPGGTLFSKLQTIPGNKFPEKQCAIYVNMLVSALIYLHERNVIHRDIKPENLLLGHEGELKMADFGWSVHEPTSTRTTLCGTLDYLSPEMVQGQPHTKNVDLWSLGVLAYELLVGRAPFHALEYDATYTKIMKVRYEMPPEVSRSASHLISRLLVRNPEQRMPLEQVAKHPWILLHVDPKK; via the exons ATGTCGCAATTCAACaaggaaaaccgaaaaatcgtGCTTCAACCATGGGCTAAACCTATTGGCAGTGCTGGTGCATCGCGAATGGGCAATGGAGTCACCAGCGGGAATATAGATGGGCAAGCTGCTAAAACGATGTCGCAGGTTAATGCTGGATCAGAAACCAAAACATTGAACCAGTTTAAAATACCTCCACCGCCAACAAGTCCCGCTAAAGCTGGTCAAAGAACGCTCCCCGTAAAATCCCTTCTTAACAGAGCTAAAATTTTCAATCAGGAATCACTCGACGATCAAGTGAATCCTACGCCGCCAACTAAAGAGGGGTCGCAATTTAAAGTTCCAACAGTTGTAAATAAGCCAAAACCGGAAACTCAAAAAGTCGTTACTAGCACAACACAGAATTCTTCATCCGGAGGACAGCAGCATCAGTCCACCGCATCCAGCTCCGGTAAAAAAATTTGGACTCTAGCTAATTTCGATATAGGCCGTCCACTGGGCAAAGGAAAATTTGGAAACGTGTATCAGGCTCGTGAAAAAGAAACCAGATTTGTGATTGCCCTCAAGGTGCTTTTCAAAAAGCAAGTTCATGCACAAGGCATCGAACACCAG GTGCGACGAGAAATTGAAATTCAATCCCATCTACGTCACCGAAACATCCTGCGGATGTACGGATATTTTCATGACGAAACTCGAATTTATCTTATCCTGGAATACGCTCCAGGTGGAACGCTTTTCAGTAAATTACAGACTATTCCCGGAAACAAATTTCCTGAAAAGCAGTGTGCAATCTACGTCAACATGCTCGTCTCGGCATTGATTTATCTCCACGAACGCAATGTTATACATCGGGATATTAAACCGGAAAATTTACTGCTAGGTCATGAAGGAGAATTGAAAATGGCCGATTTTGGGTGGTCCGTACACGAACCGACCTCTACGCGGACCACCTTATGCGGAACGTTGGATTATCTTTCACCGGAAATGGTGCAGGGACAGCCACACACCAAGAATGTTGACCTGTGGAGTCTTGGAGTGCTAGCGTACGAATTATTGGTCGGTCGTGCTCCATTTCACGCCCTTGAGTACGATGCGACTTACACCAAAATTATGAAGGTGCGCTACGAAATGCCACCAGAAGTGTCCCGCTCTGCATCGCACTTAATATCTCGTTTGCTGGTCAGGAACCCTGAACAGCGTATGCCGCTCGAGCAGGTTGCCAAGCATCCGTGGATCTTGCTGCACGTTGATCCGAAAAAGTGA